CTAGATTCTGTTTTTGAATCTGGTAAAACAGAGTGTAGGTGAAATTCATTAGTTCCAAATCGAATAGTTTCTGGAGCCAAATGGATCCATGTATGCCATCCATATTCCCTTTGTTCAGGATAAAATGTGAGTAAAATCCCTGGATCTTTGATATCGATCATTTCAGGGATTTTGTCATCTAACTTTCGTCTGGCAGCCATATCTAACATGGTGAAAGTTTCAGAATCTTTTTTTGCTTTTTTCCAGTTAGATTCGATAGATTCATCTCCTTTTTTCCCAAACCATCTCCAAAGTAAAGGCAACCTAAGTCCCAATGGTTCTTCATAAATACTAGAATCATAGGATTCGTGATTTGTCATTTCTAAGCGCTTAATGATCATTTGCGAGATAACGTCAAACGAAGATTCACCATCTAACAAAAATAATCTTGCCGCTAATAAATCAGTCCATACATACCAATTGGGGGTAGTTTCTTCTAGTAGTTGTTTTATTTCATTTCCTTCCATCAATAGGACCTTTTCCCATTTCAATGATTCAGGTTCCATTACCCTCATAAATTGTAATAGATATGACTTCCATGAGGGGGCCACATAAGGCATTTGGAATATTTCCATAAAGTACGGATACACTTCTGGACCTTGAAAAAATAAAGCTTTGATCGCTTCCCACCTGTCATAAGATCCAGAATATTTATATTCATCCAAAGAATATCGTAAAGATTCAACAAGCCAAGGACCTCCATATCGAATTACATCTTTATGTTTGTATTTGGTTTCTCGAATTTTCTCGAACACATGTTGTATACTATATTTTTCAGGATGGAGAATCGCCTCGGGTAACAAAGATTTGTTTTTAGAAAGTGATGTAGCATATTTATCAGATGAGTCAAACTTAGGAGCATCTTCTCCAGTGAGTGTAATCCACGCGCGTCTTGCTTCCACTTCGATATAACTCCAAGAATAATCAACCATAGGATCGGGATCAGCATATATGTGATACCAAAGATGATCTTTGAATTTTTCAACTTTTAGTTTTCTAATCCATCGAATGATTCCATACACACGGACTTGATCACCCTTGTTTCCAAGGATACGCTCCGAAAAAGAAAGATATTCATTATTTTCCGGTTCTAAAAGTAATAATCCTGCTACATAACATGCTTTTAGATCAATCGCAATACCAGGATAATCCGATTCTTCTAATTTTACAAAAATTTCGTGTAACTCTTGTTTTGCCTTTTCTGGTTCCATTTTGGCCCAGGCTAAGGCTGCTTCCGAAATGTTTATGATCTGACTCAATTCGAGGTAAGACTTTCTATCTCCTCCTTTGATCCGAAAACTATTTCTCGCATAATTGGCAATGATTTCTGTATGTTCTTTTAAATCTAAATAGGCACATACCGAAAAGGCATTTCCTGCACTAATTCCAAAAAAACCAAGATGGTCCTTATAAGTAAATAGTTTCTGAATTAGTTGAACCGAAACATCATCTAAGGTTAAAATTCGTTCTTGTAAAGCTTGGTTAAGGTGAGTATAGACTGTGAACATATTGTTCAAGGTCGGTCCTTCTTTTTGAACCTTTTCCCTAATTTCTTTAACATTGTCCAGAGTTTCAAAGGTTCTCCATGCTGCATCAGCTAATATGGAGTTTGCTTCTTTGTGTCCACTATTGATCAATGCTTCAATTACATATTCTAACCTAGGATCATCTTGTTTGAGTTTATGAACTGCTTCTCTTAAAGAAACCATTGCCAGGTCGTCGTCTAACATCCCAACGGTCTTTGTAATTCCGCAATATGCTTTTTTATTGTCAGCGTCGTATTTCAAACCTTGCCGAAAGGCGGCATTGATTGCAATGGATAGGCGTTTGTCCAATTTTTCCGGGTTGTATGGCCAAGTATTATAAGCGCTATCGGTTCGTTCTCGGAAGTAATCATCGATCAGTTTTTTTAGGTTAGTGTCCTTTTTGGAAATTTCTTTTAATACCAAGTCATGTGTATTAATATCATCTGGATAATCTTCGATTATTATAAAAAGGTTTTCTTCAGTCTGTATCCTCGATTCCAAATCTTTTTTTGAAATGGTTTTAAGATTGGAAAGACCTAAACTTTCATTGTATAATTTAATATTTTTTGGTTCAATTTGTTTTGGATCGGCGTTACTAAAGGTTTGGGAACGTATTTTCTCGACCTTCTCTGATGGTAGATTGAATAATGATTTGGATTTCCCATCTAAATATTCAATTATATGTTCACAAATTTTTGGAATTATTTTTCCTTTTCCTTTGATTGCAATTTTGATACTTTCTCGACAAGCTTCTTCATTCTTTAAATAAAAATGATGTAGTATCCAATAAGCAGCTAAATTCGGAAAGTTTTTGATATCTTCCTTTTCTTCTTCCCAAAGAGAATAGGAAGGAGCATCCGCAAGTTTTTCAGTAAAGGCATAAGCTGGTTCTCCAAAAGTATGTCCCAGTAACCAAGCAGTTCTTTCAAACATATCAATTGAATTGTTGTAGATTGGTTTTTTCTCATAGAGTTTAGAAGCCTCTTTTTCAAAAGCTTTGATCGTAATATCATTGATTTGAGAGGTTAAAATATGTTCTTTTACTTTTTGATTTGCGTTCGCTTCTTCAAATTCTTCTTCTCTTTCGTCATCTTCGTAACTTTCATGAGAATCATTTTTCCAATTGTCAGCGATAAAATGTGAAATGGAAAAATAGGGTAGGTTTTCTAATTCGCCTATTTCGTGGTTATAATAATTTACTTCTATGGATTCGTTTTCATTTGGCAAAAGATTGATCCAACAAGTGTCTCCCCCTCCATCTGAAGCAAAAGCATAAGATCCATTGAATAAGAACATTAGCCCACTATAAGTACCTACCAACCATAAAAGAATTTCTTCAGGATCATTACTTTTCACTAATTTTTCTGTTGAAGAAATTGCATAATCAAAGCCACCATCTTCATCTTCTTCCATTTCCTCTTCTTCTGCTGAGTGATGGTCGATCATGTTCCAAACATCAGCTACTTCGTACATAATCGATTTGTAGCCTTTTTTTAGGTTTTCCCATTCCAAAATTTCATTCCCGGGTCTAAAGCCATACATGGATTCAAATTTTTTTAAAAAACTTCCATCTAATTTGTTTTGGTTTTTATCAATTGCTTTTAAAAATTTATCTCTAAGTGATTGAAACACTAACATTCGATCTACTATTATTTCTTTTAGATTTCCTGAATAAAAATCAGCCTTTTTTATATTAAGTTGAGTAGGTTGTTTCATGTTGTTAATTCCGCGTTTAACGTTATAAAAGATTCAGAGTAATGATTCCCATAAATTTTAAACCAATAGCACCCCAAATTATCCTTCTCGAATCTAAGTAAGTTTAAATCGGTATTCATTTTTTCTTGCAGTGGGTGTGGGGTAAGAGTCAGCGTATCTAAATTAAAATTTAATAAATATTTCTTTGCAGGCTTTTTGTTTTTTTCTTTTAGCAACAAACTCAAATTAGATTCATCTTCAATAAATATGTCTATGAATTGTAGATACGAACCAAAATACGCCTTCATTGATTCTTCATACAAATCAAGAAGATTCTTTAGTTCCCCGTCGCTGTTTCTTACTTCTAATTTTGAATCTGAAAATAGAAATATTCTTTTCGAATTAATTTTAACTTTCATTGGCGCACCACTAGGTGCAAATTCAAAAATTAACTTTCCGTTTTGATCTAAGATATAAGCAACTTCTGAATTTCCTTCTGTAACTAAAATTCGATCATTCCCAATTGATTTTAAGTTATATAGATTTTGAAAATCCAAATCACAATTCAAGATTTCCCAATTTGTACCATTCCATCTATGAATCTGTTTTCTGCCGGTAGTATTTGCAAAGATCACGTAAGTATAGTTTGCAAGATTCAAAATTTGGTAGGGAGAAGGGTTTGCTAACTTAGGGGATGCAAGGCTATAAAACTTATCATCTCTAAAGTATAATACTGAATTTGAAGATCCAAACAATACATGATCAGAATTAGAATCAAATGAATTATCGCTTGATAAGTAATAGCCAATGGGAAATTCGAAACGTGTGATTTGATTTCCATCGATTTTATAAAGTAAAGGACTTTTGTTCCAAGAGCCAATCCATAGATTTCCACTATAGTCTCTTTCAAATAATATACTCTCGAAACCTGTAATGATAGAATCTTTTTTTAAGTTATAAGTTACTGTAGTTTTAATTTCTTGCATTGTTTTAAAAATATGAATGCAAAATGAAAACTATGTTCATTTAGGCAATTTATTTTTTATTTTATGATTTTTGAATATAGACGCCATGAATATCACTACAAGCTTAAAGATTCGTCTGAAAAATCATAACATAGAGTGCTACTTATAGGAACCTAGAAAGTATCATAGAATTCATTGAGACACATGGCAAAAAAAATATAGTTTTTACGGAGAATTATAAAGCTACTGATTGTTATGAAAGTGGTGTCTATTTAATTTGCGAATGCAATCCTTGGCATTTTAGATTTATATACGAGTAAAGTTTTGAAATACCAAAGACTATTGTATAGAATTGACCAGTATATGTGTAACCCATGTGAGTGATCTAAAATGTTACCGATGTGCCTTTCTGTAAAAAACTGTAAAGGATGTACGAGTGCGCTCATATCAATTAACGACTGTTATGCGACATAATGTAAATTATGGGAAGTTTCATATTGCTTCATGTAATAGTCCTGACGGTATAAAGTCAAGTTGGGAAATGTAGGGAATATAAACTGAAGTCTAAAAATCTCTTTGGTCCTTGTGTTCTCTTGCTTTTGCATCAATAGCAAATTCATCAAAATTTTCTTCAGATAGAATTAGAAATCAGAGGCAAAAGTATAGACCTCCAGCTTTTAAATCATAGTATAACGTCGCGCTTTCATTTGAAGGATAAGTTTTAATGATTCTGTTTTTGGCATTGTTATGAATTCGGACAGCAAAGTATGCAAATCGGAATCTGTGTTTTCCCGGACTTTTATTGAATTGCGATTTTCCATTAATTCTACTTTAAATAAGCGAATTACCTTGGTACGTGAAATGATTAAATTATTTGTTTTAAACATTAGATATTAATTTTAAGATTTTATTTGAGTGGTCCACTATTTCTAATCGCTTTGAATTTTTGATAAAAAATAATGAGTGACCATTTCATGGCGCCTCGAATCCGTTAGTTGATTGGTATTTGATTCTAGAACGACCGCGCTATTCGCTCCAATCTTTCCAATCGATTTGTTGACCAAAATAATTTAGTTTACGGAAAGGATTTCCGCTACTATCGCTGGCGCAAGGGGCTAGATTAGTGTCTCACAAAAATAAAAATTAAGCTGTATAAAAAAATTGACTTGTATCCCAAACGAGATACAGTGAATCTGAGGAAGTTAAGAGTATGGCTAAAACAGCAATGATTCGTGCAAGAGTAGAAGATAATTTAAAAAAAGATGTAGAAAATATCCTTGAACGACTAGGACTTTCTACCTCGGAAGCTATTAACATTTTCTATCACCAGATTAAGCTAACACGAGGAATTCCATTTGCGGTAAAGGTACCGAATAAAATAACTAAAAAGACCTTGGAATCTACCGATAAAAACAAAGCCCTAAAAACATTTAAATCTAAGAAAGAGTTATTTGAAAATTTGGGGATA
The genomic region above belongs to Leptospira montravelensis and contains:
- a CDS encoding type II toxin-antitoxin system RelB/DinJ family antitoxin, with product MAKTAMIRARVEDNLKKDVENILERLGLSTSEAINIFYHQIKLTRGIPFAVKVPNKITKKTLESTDKNKALKTFKSKKELFENLGI